In Bacilli bacterium, the DNA window AATTAACAAGCAAATTTGGCAATTTTTTTAAAAGAAAGACAATTGATTGGATTCCGGCAAATCGCGGAAACAGCCCATTTGCGATAATATATCCACCACTGTTTTGGTTGCTTTGGCGCGATTTTGGAAGTCTTCCACCGAGAGAAAATCGCCATCCTCTCGCGATGCGGCGATATTTCGCGCGGCGGTTTCGCCGATTCCCTGAATCGCGGAAAAAGGCGGAATCAAGGCGTCGCCGTCGATCACAAACCGCGTCGCGTCGGAGCGGTACAAATCAATCGGTTTGAACGAAAATCCCCGGGCGGTCATTTCCAGCGCCAACTCCAGCATCGATACCATATTTTTCTCTTTGGCGGTTGCCTGAAATCCTTTCTCTTCTATTTCGACCAACTTGCGCAAAATCGCATCATATCCTTCGCAAAACAACGCAACATCGAATTCGTCGCCGCGCACGGAAAAATAGGCGGCGTAAAACGCGATCGGATGATACACCTTGAAATAAGCCGTACGAACCGCCGAAATGACATAAGCCGTCGCGTGCGCCTTCGGGAACATATATTGAATTTTCTGGCAGGAATCAATATACCATTGCGGAACGTTGCATTTTTTCATCGCTTCGATCCACTCCGGCTTTAACCCTTTGCCTTTGCGGACGCTTTCGGTAATCGTGAACGCCAGCCCCGCGTCCATGCC includes these proteins:
- the polC gene encoding PolC-type DNA polymerase III (catalyzes DNA-template-directed extension of the 3'- end of a DNA strand by one nucleotide at a time; required for leading strand synthesis; PolC exhibits 3' to 5' exonuclease activity); the protein is GVDPTTIPMNDPKVMSVFNSTEALGLTPEQIRTPVATYGIPEMGTKFVRQMLEETHPTTFADLLQISGLSHGTGVWLDNAQELIKNGVCTIKTVIGCRDDIMLYLIYKAGMDAGLAFTITESVRKGKGLKPEWIEAMKKCNVPQWYIDSCQKIQYMFPKAHATAYVISAVRTAYFKVYHPIAFYAAYFSVRGDEFDVALFCEGYDAILRKLVEIEEKGFQATAKEKNMVSMLELALEMTARGFSFKPIDLYRSDATRFVIDGDALIPPFSAIQGIGETAARNIAASREDGDFLSVEDFQNRAKATKTVVDILSQMGCFRDLPESNQLSFF